Proteins co-encoded in one Arachis hypogaea cultivar Tifrunner chromosome 13, arahy.Tifrunner.gnm2.J5K5, whole genome shotgun sequence genomic window:
- the LOC112737241 gene encoding disease resistance protein RPP13-like has protein sequence MADSVISFVLDNLSKLLAREANLLCGVDERVRSLESELSFINVHLKTSEGKTKKEIDKEVFRQIRDVAHEAEDVIDTFVANVAMHRRRTMLGKMLHGFEHGKLLRDVAVKIDSIKATVNDIRDNKMKLSDVFQQEGESSSAREDEEKVLLLHKRRRNVEEHDVVGFVGESKAVIQLLKEESSQSNVVSIIGMGGLGKTTLSRKVYNSDQMKSYFNCRAWVFVSNDCRVKELLLGLIKCLMPNAESELGKKKKGKKQKRGIQKPGDLSSLGVDELKLMVRNFLSMKKYLVVLDDLWKTQDWDDVKDAFPNDKNGSKILITSRLKEVASHTSPYYPPYYLQLLGDHESWELFSRKVFRGEECPSDIEHLGKQMVKSCGGLPLSIVVLGGLLANKGKSYKEWSKVVGHVNWYLTQDETQVKDIVLKLSYHNLPSRLKPCFLYFGIYPEDFEISVRPLLEKWVAEGFIQQTGTRDVEDVAEDYLYELIDRSLVQASRVDVNGDVKACRIHDLLRDLCIYESKEDKLFEVCTNSNILETSKPRRLSIQCGMDRYVSSSNNDHSCVRSLFFHDPKRCEMKWLFKFFKLVRVLDLGRSYCSKVPSNLGLFIHLRYLRIFVLGSSCQVIPDSICTLENLQTLDIYGLLHTIYLPRRVWNLKQLRHLKSNGTFILRGQHGSKAGDQVMWNLQTISMIKFNSQIARMIEKGRFPKLRKLGLHISSVHKNNVHELLSTLRRLTHLNKLELSFKRKKDYMDWHMGLKAIELLQSLQQLSNLSTLQVHGALDLATCDIAFPACITELTLAGISFMNDDGVNAIGNLTRLRRLRLSRSFTFDILFEINCSAGSFPQLQVFEMLELNVNNWKLGNGAMPCLQTLLIGRCRRLNNVPDELWSLTSLRQVKVMKPSEALSDALANLEMKDGCDLIIT, from the coding sequence ATGGCAGATAGTGTGATTTCCTTTGTCCTGGACAACTTGTCCAAATTGCTAGCACGTGAAGCCAATCTGCTATGTGGCGTGGATGAAAGGGTTAGATCCCTTGAAAGTGAGCTCAGCTTCATAAACGTGCACCTCAAAACATCTGAAGGGAAAACCAAGAAAGAAATTGACAAAGAAGTTTTTCGTCAGATTAGAGATGTTGCGCACGAAGCTGAGGATGTCATCGACACCTTTGTTGCCAATGTGGCTATGCACAGACGTCGAACCATGCTGGGGAAGATGCTCCATGGTTTTGAACATGGAAAGTTGCTCCGTGATGTGGCTGTGAAAATAGACAGCATAAAAGCCACTGTCAATGACATAAGAGACAACAAGATGAAGCTCAGCGATGTTTTTCAACAAGAAGGTGAATCATCATCAGCAAGAGAGGACGAGGAGAAGGTGCTGTTGCTgcacaagagaagaagaaatgtGGAGGAGCATGATGTAGTTGGTTTTGTTGGTGAATCCAAGGCAGTGATCCAGCTGCTTAAGGAAGAGAGTTCCCAAAGCAACGTTGTGTCCATCATCGGTATGGGTGGGTTGGGCAAAACCACCCTTTCTCGAAAGGTCTATAACAGCGATCAGATGAAGTCATATTTCAATTGTCGTGCATGGGTTTTTGTTTCAAATGACTGCAGAGTTAAGGAGCTTTTGCTTGGCCTTATCAAGTGTTTGATGCCTAACGCTGAGAGCGAGCTTGGGAagaaaaagaagggaaagaaacaGAAGCGAGGAATACAGAAACCAGGTGACCTCTCTAGCTTGGGTGTGGACGAACTAAAGCTCATGGTGCGGAATTTCTTGAGCATGAAAAAGTATCTGGTAGTCCTTGATGACCTCTGGAAGACTCAAGACTGGGATGATGTAAAAGATGCTTTTCCAAACGACAAGAATGGTAGCAAAATACTCATTACTAGCCGTTTGAAAGAGGTGGCATCCCATACAAGTCCATATTATCCTCCTTATTACCTTCAATTACTCGGTGATCATGAAAGTTGGGAACTCTTTTCTAGGAAAGTGTTTCGAGGAGAAGAGTGTCCTTCTGATATAGAGCATCTTGGAAAACAGATGGTCAAAAGTTGTGGCGGTTTGCCACTCTCCATTGTTGTTTTGGGAGGGTTACTGGCAAACAAGGGGAAGTCATACAAGGAATGGTCCAAAGTTGTGGGACATGTCAACTGGTATCTTACTCAAGATGAGACCCAAGTCAAGGACATTGTGCTCAAACTCAGCTACCACAACTTGCCTTCAAGACTAAAGCCCTGCTTTCTGTATTTCGGGATCTACCCTGAAGATTTTGAGATCTCTGTAAGGCCATTGCTGGAAAAATGGGTTGCTGAGGGATTTATTCAACAAACTGGTACCAGAGATGTAGAGGATGTTGCTGAAGATTACTTGTATGAGCTCATTGATCGGAGCTTGGTTCAAGCATCCCGAGTGGATGTTAATGGAGATGTGAAGGCATGTCGCATTCATGATCTTCTTCGAGATCTTTGCATATATGAGAGCAAAGAGGACAAGCTTTTTGAGGTTTGCACAAATAGTAACATTTTGGAGACATCAAAACCACGCAGGCTTTCTATCCAATGCGGCATGGATCGGTATGTTTCTTCAAGCAACAATGACCATTCATGTGTCCGCTCTTTGTTTTTCCATGACCCAAAAAGGTGTGAGATGAAATGGCTTTTCAAATTCTTCAAACTGGTTCGGGTATTAGATCTTGGGCGAAGCTATTGCAGCAAAGTCCCTTCCAACTTGGGCTTATTTATCCATTTAAGGTATCTAAGAATATTCGTACTAGGAAGTAGTTGTCAAGTCATTCCAGATTCTATATGCACACTAGAAAATTTACAAACTTTGGACATATATGGGCTGCTGCATACAATATATCTCCCTAGGAGAGTATGGAACCTCAAACAACTTAGGCATTTAAAGAGTAATGGAACCTTCATCCTACGAGGCCAGCATGGTTCAAAAGCAGGTGATCAAGTCATGTGGAATCTGCAAACCATCTCTATGATTAAATTCAATAGTCAGATTGCACGCATGATAGAGAAAGGAAGGTTTCCGAAGCTACGAAAGTTGGGTTTGCACATCTCCTCGGTCCATAAAAATAATGTGCATGAGTTGTTATCAACCCTTCGGCGATTAACTCATTTGAACAAGTTGGAACTTTCCTTTAAAAGGAAGAAGGACTACATGGATTGGCACATGGGGCTCAAAGCAATTGAATTGTTACAAAGCCTGCAACAGTTGTCGAATCTGAGCACATTACAAGTTCATGGAGCTTTGGACCTTGCAACGTGTGATATTGCTTTTCCTGCATGCATTACAGAATTAACCTTGGCAGGCATTAGCTTCATGAATGATGATGGGGTGAATGCCATTGGTAATCTTACTAGACTTAGACGTTTGAGATTGTCTCGATCATTTACATTTGATATTCTCTTTGAGATTAATTGCAGTGCAGGCAGCTTCCCACAGCTCCAGGTTTTTGAGATGCTGGAGCTGAATGTTAACAACTGGAAATTAGGCAATGGTGCAATGCCATGCCTTCAAACTCTGCTTATTGGAAGGTGTAGAAGGTTGAACAATGTCCCAGATGAACTGTGGTCTTTGACTTCCCTGAGACAAGTAAAAGTCATGAAACCCTCCGAAGCATTGTCTGATGCGCTAGCAAATTTGgaaatgaaggatggatgtgaccTCATAATAACATAG